A genomic window from Sulfurimonas paralvinellae includes:
- a CDS encoding tetratricopeptide repeat protein: MKLFTLFSAFLLIFLTACVPLEKKHTTVVQKKQIHITKLNKEVKELDSHDKRLIYKSIKNEIRLHRKMGNEDYKYGYYYDAIKAYELVNFYEGYPAIPLQKIKEIKVEAKKRAYIHYQNAKKYLYKDKKRALIELNSVMMNNPEYKNTQELYSKLRNDRAMRIYIHSLENSLETKLINNKGSYQELKAIKNSLNNLAKYDYKNTSLQKARELLREQKEILLKNAIAIYKKGNLKQAKQKFLEILSIYPDDVTAEKYMQRIAFKQSKKHNLAMAQKALKQNNYLESIDYAKKVLQLESQNRQAKQIIAKANKRAKEAVNRLVNEGKRYYNSKNLDQAKQCFEKALKIDKTNNTSLIYHKKIQRQLRTIKSLQ, translated from the coding sequence ATGAAACTCTTTACTCTTTTTTCAGCTTTTTTATTGATATTTCTAACTGCCTGTGTTCCTTTGGAAAAAAAGCACACTACGGTTGTACAAAAAAAACAGATACATATTACAAAACTTAACAAAGAGGTCAAGGAACTTGATTCACATGATAAACGCCTTATCTACAAATCTATTAAAAATGAGATTCGTCTTCATCGAAAAATGGGAAACGAAGACTACAAATATGGATATTATTATGATGCCATCAAGGCTTATGAACTCGTAAACTTTTATGAAGGCTATCCTGCCATACCATTACAAAAGATAAAAGAGATTAAGGTAGAAGCGAAAAAAAGAGCCTACATTCATTATCAAAATGCCAAAAAATATCTCTACAAAGACAAAAAAAGAGCTCTCATCGAACTCAACAGTGTCATGATGAACAATCCTGAGTATAAAAACACGCAAGAACTCTACAGCAAACTCAGAAATGACAGAGCCATGCGCATATATATTCATTCACTTGAAAATTCTTTGGAAACAAAGCTTATAAACAACAAAGGAAGCTATCAAGAGTTAAAGGCTATAAAGAACAGTCTAAACAATCTTGCAAAGTATGACTATAAAAATACAAGCCTGCAAAAAGCGAGAGAACTCTTAAGGGAACAAAAAGAGATCTTACTTAAAAATGCCATTGCTATTTACAAAAAAGGCAATCTTAAACAAGCAAAACAAAAATTTCTCGAGATTTTATCTATTTACCCTGATGATGTTACAGCAGAAAAATACATGCAACGCATAGCTTTCAAACAAAGTAAAAAACACAATTTAGCCATGGCACAAAAAGCTCTCAAGCAAAACAACTATTTGGAATCCATTGACTATGCTAAAAAAGTCTTACAGTTGGAATCACAAAACAGGCAGGCGAAGCAGATCATAGCAAAAGCGAATAAAAGAGCAAAAGAAGCGGTAAACAGACTGGTGAATGAAGGAAAAAGATACTATAACAGCAAAAATCTCGATCAGGCAAAACAGTGTTTTGAAAAAGCTTTGAAGATAGATAAAACAAATAACACTTCACTCATCTACCACAAAAAGATACAAAGGCAGCTACGTACTATTAAAAGCCTGCAGTAA
- a CDS encoding adenylate/guanylate cyclase domain-containing protein, translating to MIRKTIKELLYRGGLKLKLISFVFVSIFLAISVQNYFIIPFIKENIEKKAFEVSSTTIERISDFSSFALLERTYENRLSLNDAIERLKESHIDGLLGISIYERQKNGQKNYFQYISGFGEKVKDLPLEKGLLKYLQNCKTEHVTYDTYTIKTPTQSIETYRFIRPILYKYKGENILLGFTLLYYDKKAISKIIDQVLNYIYTIAFIILLLSTLYVYFIGTRVTKPILEITKASSEITKGNLDIHLDIHTNDEIQNLANHFNTMVNWLKEKDKLQKFVSNSTVDMIKKSSHEPAALGGEYRNMTFLFCDIRDFTSLNEKKTPQEVIEIVNFYFSLQAKIIKKNKGDIDKFIGDETMASFSGEDASQRALQSAIEIQQTIQKENILRKNENKTTCQVGIGISKGQVIVGNVGYDDHMDYTAIGLAVNMTSRLCSYAKGGEIIIDKKTFAHSGYKCNYTLTEPLSLKGITNHVTAYSIESKVS from the coding sequence ATGATTCGAAAAACTATTAAAGAGTTATTATACAGAGGCGGATTAAAATTAAAGCTTATCAGCTTTGTATTTGTCTCTATCTTTCTGGCTATCTCTGTACAAAACTACTTTATCATTCCATTTATAAAAGAAAACATTGAAAAAAAAGCATTTGAGGTCAGTTCAACGACCATTGAACGTATCTCAGATTTTTCTTCTTTTGCACTTTTAGAACGTACCTATGAAAATCGTCTCAGTCTTAACGATGCCATCGAACGGCTTAAAGAATCACACATTGATGGTCTGCTTGGCATATCTATTTATGAAAGACAAAAAAATGGTCAAAAAAACTACTTCCAATATATTTCAGGATTTGGGGAAAAAGTAAAAGATCTCCCTCTTGAGAAAGGCCTTCTCAAATACCTTCAGAACTGTAAAACAGAGCATGTTACCTATGATACTTACACTATAAAAACTCCAACACAGTCCATTGAAACTTATCGCTTCATACGCCCGATTCTCTACAAGTACAAGGGTGAAAACATCCTTCTTGGTTTTACTTTGCTCTATTATGACAAAAAAGCCATCTCGAAGATCATCGATCAGGTTCTTAATTATATATACACTATTGCTTTTATCATTTTACTCCTCTCGACACTCTATGTCTATTTTATAGGAACACGCGTCACCAAACCAATCTTAGAGATTACAAAAGCATCTTCTGAAATCACCAAAGGTAATCTTGACATCCATCTCGACATTCATACGAACGATGAGATTCAAAATCTTGCAAACCACTTTAATACAATGGTAAACTGGCTCAAAGAGAAAGATAAACTCCAGAAGTTCGTTTCCAACTCCACGGTAGATATGATTAAAAAATCTTCACACGAACCGGCTGCCTTAGGCGGAGAGTACAGAAATATGACCTTTTTATTCTGTGATATTAGAGACTTCACCTCTTTAAATGAGAAAAAAACACCGCAAGAGGTCATTGAAATCGTCAACTTTTACTTTTCACTTCAAGCGAAAATTATCAAGAAAAACAAAGGTGATATCGATAAATTTATAGGTGATGAAACAATGGCTTCATTTTCAGGAGAAGACGCCAGTCAACGGGCACTTCAATCTGCTATTGAAATCCAACAGACCATTCAAAAAGAGAATATTTTACGAAAAAATGAAAATAAAACCACTTGTCAGGTCGGAATCGGAATATCTAAAGGTCAGGTTATTGTTGGTAATGTCGGTTATGATGATCATATGGATTATACTGCAATAGGACTAGCGGTCAATATGACTTCCCGTCTCTGTTCTTATGCAAAAGGCGGTGAAATCATCATCGATAAAAAAACGTTTGCTCACTCTGGATACAAATGTAACTATACGCTTACTGAACCGTTATCTCTAAAAGGCATCACAAACCACGTCACAGCCTACTCAATTGAGAGCAAGGTGTCATAA
- a CDS encoding NAD(P)/FAD-dependent oxidoreductase — translation MYDVAVIGAGINGCSVAYEFTQTGKNVIVFDKEGVASGGSGAAGAFISPKFSRAGELKEIIEDAFVYSMEYYEKNFQNFFTKAQLLHIAKDEVEEETLKIFKEKTSLPLKIPEQKVLDSLTQSARVREYVSLDAGVVAAKGVCQKMIAAAKFVTLHVEDLVWEDGYWLINETYAAREVVLATGAYKTIINEPYIGLRGVWGHRIDVKSTFENPYSIHQFVSISPTNQGITAIGATHNVHYHPEINKEPYDVKQGREELLEKASRTVKIDDVEIVKDYMGLRSGSHDYMPLVGPLVLSRETLECCEKKIRVKRPDFENFLYYPHLTMINGSGGYGFVLAPYLAKILKDYIVSDKHISQRIVPARFFARWAKKKI, via the coding sequence GTGTATGATGTAGCAGTAATCGGGGCAGGAATAAACGGATGCAGTGTCGCTTATGAGTTCACACAGACCGGAAAAAATGTCATAGTTTTTGACAAAGAAGGTGTGGCTAGCGGCGGCAGTGGTGCTGCCGGTGCTTTCATCTCTCCGAAATTCTCTAGAGCAGGGGAACTTAAGGAGATTATAGAAGATGCTTTTGTCTACTCTATGGAGTATTATGAAAAAAACTTTCAAAACTTTTTTACAAAAGCACAACTGCTGCATATTGCTAAAGATGAAGTAGAAGAAGAAACATTGAAAATTTTTAAAGAAAAAACATCGCTTCCTTTAAAAATTCCCGAACAAAAAGTTTTGGACTCTCTCACGCAGAGTGCACGAGTTAGAGAATATGTTTCTTTGGATGCAGGTGTAGTTGCCGCTAAAGGTGTTTGCCAGAAGATGATAGCTGCTGCAAAGTTCGTTACATTGCATGTAGAAGATTTAGTCTGGGAAGATGGGTACTGGCTCATCAATGAAACATATGCCGCACGTGAGGTTGTCTTGGCGACAGGAGCATACAAAACTATCATAAATGAGCCATATATCGGTCTGCGTGGGGTATGGGGACATAGAATAGATGTTAAAAGTACGTTTGAAAATCCCTACTCAATTCATCAGTTCGTTTCAATCTCACCAACGAATCAAGGCATAACTGCGATTGGTGCGACACATAATGTTCACTATCATCCAGAGATAAACAAAGAACCGTATGATGTAAAGCAGGGCAGAGAGGAACTGCTTGAAAAAGCTTCACGCACAGTGAAGATCGATGATGTTGAAATAGTGAAAGATTACATGGGACTGCGTTCGGGTTCGCATGACTATATGCCGCTTGTCGGTCCACTTGTACTCTCACGTGAGACATTGGAGTGCTGTGAAAAGAAGATCCGCGTAAAGAGACCGGATTTTGAAAATTTTCTCTACTATCCGCATCTTACAATGATAAACGGCAGTGGAGGTTACGGTTTTGTTCTTGCCCCTTATCTGGCAAAAATATTAAAAGATTACATCGTAAGTGACAAACACATAAGCCAAAGAATAGTCCCTGCAAGATTCTTTGCCCGTTGGGCGAAAAAAAAGATTTGA
- a CDS encoding alpha/beta hydrolase, whose product MIYIAFMIFTLLVLIFVFYQWQYFMIFSPLYYREEPLCEFCTPLSIVTDDGIELEGVIYEPTEYKNRLLVFVGRSHDAVALINRFAKLYPNTQIITFNYRSYGKSDGVASEKNFLSDGVKIAELVQKNYGDFYLLGFSIGSSVAAYVATKVKVKGLFLIGAFDSIASLTKSKFGINLKPVLRYCFNTKKFIQQVDVPTYLFVSRDDEIIYIENARALKKAVLNLAYYVEFDNLHHKELLWDERVVKKIKEVIA is encoded by the coding sequence ATGATTTATATAGCTTTTATGATTTTTACACTCTTGGTTCTTATTTTTGTCTTTTACCAGTGGCAGTATTTTATGATCTTTTCTCCTCTGTATTACAGAGAAGAGCCTTTATGTGAGTTCTGCACGCCGTTGAGTATTGTAACAGATGACGGAATTGAGCTTGAAGGTGTCATTTATGAACCGACAGAGTACAAAAACAGGCTTCTTGTTTTTGTAGGACGTAGTCATGATGCAGTTGCACTTATCAATAGGTTTGCAAAGCTCTATCCAAATACGCAGATCATCACTTTCAATTATCGCTCTTACGGCAAAAGCGATGGTGTGGCAAGTGAGAAAAACTTTTTGAGCGACGGTGTGAAGATAGCTGAGCTTGTGCAAAAGAACTACGGAGATTTTTATCTGCTTGGCTTTTCCATAGGTTCAAGTGTTGCTGCTTATGTCGCTACAAAGGTAAAAGTAAAAGGTCTTTTTTTGATTGGTGCCTTTGATTCTATAGCATCACTGACAAAAAGTAAATTTGGCATTAACCTCAAACCTGTGTTAAGATACTGCTTCAATACAAAAAAATTTATACAACAGGTAGATGTGCCGACATATCTTTTCGTCAGTCGTGATGATGAAATAATCTATATAGAAAATGCAAGAGCACTGAAAAAAGCTGTGCTGAATCTTGCTTACTATGTCGAGTTTGACAATTTGCATCATAAAGAGTTGCTGTGGGATGAACGTGTTGTGAAAAAAATAAAAGAGGTGATTGCGTGA
- a CDS encoding ElyC/SanA/YdcF family protein → MSELGFLLKKFISFFLEPVGLILTLLALGIYYFYAKNENRAEKFFLASFFLLLLFAYPPFANYLVSGLENQYAKYDYKQSAAYIHVLGNGHDTDPSQPISSQISDAGIKRVVEGIIIHNHMSDSKIIFTGYEGKTDISNAQMNARLARELNVSRSDILINPLPKDTKEEALFTKMVVGDKPFVLVTSASHMPRAMMLFESLGMHPIAAPTSFYKQEFQGYLRAPSAHALFVSTLAIHEYIGIAWAKVKYLLRGVFS, encoded by the coding sequence GTGAGTGAGTTGGGATTTTTACTGAAAAAATTTATATCTTTTTTCCTTGAACCAGTTGGTTTGATTTTAACATTGTTGGCTCTTGGGATCTACTACTTTTATGCGAAAAATGAAAACAGAGCCGAGAAGTTCTTTCTTGCATCCTTTTTTCTGCTTCTGCTTTTTGCATATCCACCGTTTGCAAACTATCTTGTATCTGGGCTGGAAAATCAATATGCAAAATATGATTATAAACAGAGTGCTGCTTACATTCATGTACTCGGAAACGGACACGACACAGATCCGTCACAGCCTATCTCTTCACAGATCTCTGATGCAGGAATCAAGAGAGTTGTTGAAGGTATAATCATTCACAACCATATGTCTGATTCCAAAATTATATTTACAGGTTATGAAGGAAAAACAGATATCAGCAATGCACAGATGAATGCACGACTTGCCAGAGAGTTAAATGTCTCACGCAGTGATATTCTCATCAATCCGCTGCCAAAAGATACAAAGGAAGAAGCACTTTTTACCAAAATGGTTGTCGGAGATAAGCCGTTCGTGCTTGTGACATCGGCTTCGCATATGCCAAGAGCGATGATGCTGTTTGAATCACTCGGTATGCATCCAATTGCTGCACCGACAAGTTTTTATAAACAAGAGTTTCAAGGTTATTTGCGTGCACCGAGCGCACATGCACTTTTTGTCTCTACCCTTGCTATCCATGAATACATTGGAATAGCATGGGCAAAGGTGAAGTATTTGCTCAGAGGAGTTTTTTCATAA
- a CDS encoding iron-binding protein — MKNRLYQTKHELWLEILFASFAINDEAIKSRLYDFSQIAFRHMKWLGESILENGDDYNYDRDMQLFKRESNFDILAALKNTLESAGKIYPESILGERMTTDDAYLLQYISELLSDKTNDAEVTAFNMQRKWEDLDQAQIDALTLFLFEESYKEYELILVYAYMQARTDNVLHFNVFQDLVDESHFHLKSFGNMMARLGILALPRELHEMTYVVKDLDKFVKDGIAEEEAAKEMCKELSDAIKDEKLSKFFNFINYQESYHIELMKKLL; from the coding sequence ATGAAAAATAGACTATATCAAACAAAACATGAGCTGTGGCTTGAGATCCTCTTTGCATCTTTTGCCATCAATGATGAAGCCATTAAGTCACGTCTCTATGATTTTTCTCAGATCGCTTTTCGACATATGAAATGGCTTGGAGAGTCGATTTTAGAAAATGGCGATGATTACAACTACGACAGAGATATGCAGCTTTTCAAAAGAGAAAGCAATTTTGATATCTTGGCGGCTCTTAAAAACACGCTCGAGTCTGCCGGCAAAATTTACCCTGAAAGTATCTTGGGTGAACGTATGACAACAGATGATGCCTATCTTTTGCAATACATCTCGGAACTTCTATCTGACAAAACAAATGACGCTGAGGTAACTGCCTTTAATATGCAGCGCAAATGGGAAGATCTCGATCAGGCTCAAATTGATGCCTTGACACTCTTTTTGTTTGAAGAGTCATACAAAGAGTATGAACTTATTCTTGTTTATGCCTATATGCAGGCACGAACTGACAATGTATTGCATTTCAACGTATTTCAGGACCTTGTAGATGAATCACACTTTCACTTGAAATCATTTGGCAATATGATGGCACGACTTGGCATTTTGGCACTGCCGCGTGAGCTGCATGAAATGACCTATGTCGTCAAAGACCTGGACAAGTTCGTCAAAGACGGTATTGCCGAAGAAGAAGCTGCAAAAGAGATGTGTAAAGAGCTCAGTGATGCCATCAAGGATGAAAAGCTCTCAAAATTCTTCAATTTTATCAATTATCAAGAGAGTTACCACATCGAACTTATGAAAAAACTCCTCTGA